The Candidatus Koribacter versatilis Ellin345 genome has a segment encoding these proteins:
- a CDS encoding recombinase family protein, translated as MSKRTERERQAIQGPVDTTQIQKRADSGWRMVAVEWEREVDAEAPVREEPPFGMRLEPETASLELNPNEWQALILMMDMTVQEGPYWTIAEELNRRGYRTRNGDPWTPISVFQMLPRLIELGPRIFATDEWKKRRQQLHHAGD; from the coding sequence ATGTCCAAGCGCACGGAACGCGAACGTCAGGCAATTCAGGGCCCGGTGGATACCACCCAGATTCAAAAACGCGCCGACAGCGGCTGGCGAATGGTCGCCGTCGAATGGGAGCGCGAAGTCGACGCCGAAGCACCGGTGCGCGAGGAGCCACCTTTTGGCATGCGTCTAGAGCCGGAAACTGCTTCGCTCGAATTGAATCCCAACGAGTGGCAAGCGCTCATCCTGATGATGGACATGACAGTCCAAGAGGGGCCGTACTGGACTATCGCCGAAGAGCTGAACCGCCGCGGCTATCGCACGCGAAACGGCGATCCCTGGACGCCGATTTCTGTCTTCCAGATGCTGCCGCGCCTGATCGAGCTTGGGCCACGCATCTTCGCCACCGATGAGTGGAAGAAGCGTCGCCAGCAACTCCATCACGCTGGAGACTAG
- a CDS encoding zf-HC2 domain-containing protein → MVLSCKHVWREISNYIEGTIDAKVRADIENHLAHCRHCAAVLDSTRNILVLVADERTFELPVGYSDRLHNRLSELIEAAPPGAEA, encoded by the coding sequence ATGGTTCTAAGTTGCAAGCACGTTTGGCGCGAGATCTCGAATTACATCGAGGGCACAATCGATGCGAAAGTGCGTGCCGATATCGAAAACCACCTCGCCCACTGCCGACACTGCGCCGCAGTGCTCGACTCCACGCGGAACATACTGGTGCTCGTCGCCGACGAGCGGACGTTCGAGTTGCCCGTCGGCTACAGCGACCGTCTGCACAATCGGTTGTCGGAGTTGATTGAGGCCGCACCACCCGGAGCTGAGGCTTAG
- a CDS encoding HvfC/BufC N-terminal domain-containing protein: MSTLREIQHRWAAAVMHPLTSKDETPRRLHSEAEAIIKPNDRLSSLERLEIYSRSYWFRVLDSLVEDFPGVRAIAGVSEFHAMSRDYLAQHPSTSFTLRNLGSHFVAWLERNQERVHPHEQFALDMARLEWAHIEAFDASQRPTVTPEMWARGGENAELKLQPYIRLVKASYPVDDILLEIREIEDSNRKIANWHRTRLPQLAKSESFIVVHRVDYSVCYRRVEREAFDLLNALHSGAPLGVALDAAFRDSSVPEDQWPTLVQQWFGAWMSLGWFSA, from the coding sequence ATGAGCACCCTGCGAGAAATTCAACACCGTTGGGCCGCCGCGGTCATGCATCCGCTCACGTCGAAGGACGAGACACCTCGCCGCTTGCATTCCGAGGCGGAAGCCATCATCAAGCCTAACGATCGCCTGAGCAGCCTCGAGCGTCTTGAGATTTACAGCCGCTCGTACTGGTTCCGCGTCCTCGATTCTCTGGTCGAAGACTTCCCCGGCGTGCGCGCCATCGCTGGGGTGAGCGAGTTCCATGCGATGTCGCGCGACTATCTCGCGCAGCACCCTTCGACATCGTTCACACTCCGCAATCTCGGCTCGCATTTCGTTGCTTGGCTTGAGCGCAACCAAGAGCGGGTTCATCCGCATGAGCAATTCGCGCTCGACATGGCTCGCCTCGAATGGGCCCACATCGAGGCCTTCGACGCCTCTCAGCGCCCAACGGTCACGCCAGAGATGTGGGCGCGCGGCGGCGAAAATGCTGAGTTGAAGTTGCAGCCATACATCCGCCTGGTGAAGGCGTCGTATCCGGTAGACGACATCCTGCTCGAAATTCGCGAGATTGAGGATTCCAATCGCAAAATCGCAAATTGGCATCGCACCCGACTTCCCCAACTTGCAAAGTCAGAGAGTTTTATCGTGGTGCACCGTGTCGACTATTCGGTTTGCTACCGGCGCGTGGAACGCGAAGCCTTTGATCTGTTAAACGCATTGCACTCTGGCGCACCGCTTGGTGTCGCGCTCGACGCCGCATTCCGCGACAGCTCGGTTCCGGAAGATCAGTGGCCCACGCTGGTGCAGCAATGGTTCGGCGCCTGGATGTCCCTGGGTTGGTTCTCGGCCTAA
- a CDS encoding PilZ domain-containing protein codes for MESTRKYARYPVDGSADLIDHTNGRCWGHLGDISLGGFYVSTFAPWPINTDVRFKLEIDDHPIYGTGIVATSHPGVGMAVVYREMESDDRHELEHVIGTLDHTGTEAACVGLRV; via the coding sequence ATGGAATCAACAAGGAAGTACGCACGCTATCCCGTAGACGGCAGCGCCGACCTGATTGACCACACGAACGGACGCTGTTGGGGTCACCTCGGCGATATATCGCTCGGGGGCTTTTACGTCTCGACGTTTGCCCCATGGCCGATCAACACCGACGTTCGCTTTAAGCTCGAAATTGATGATCACCCGATCTATGGCACCGGCATTGTTGCCACTTCGCATCCCGGAGTTGGCATGGCTGTCGTATATCGCGAGATGGAATCGGATGACCGGCATGAACTCGAGCACGTGATTGGCACACTCGATCACACGGGGACGGAAGCGGCATGCGTCGGGCTTCGCGTATAG
- a CDS encoding hybrid sensor histidine kinase/response regulator, whose amino-acid sequence MPSSSPVEESQAQSASREEIRKFSGASLRAKFMLAMVLVTSGLTIGALVIVRARVTQHIQEQVQRDLKNSSEYLRSYEGRRAELVDRMAKLVADTPLLKALLTTRDAATIQDGTKSIAAVSGAQLFVATDPGGKILASHGTQASDRAQIEKSIQASMQAGRQRDWWLVNGHLYDVVLTPVSAGAGAETLDVGMLACGFEIDPNLVREIASLTDADVVVRYKDSIILSTLPTGADTSEVRKVQAAGVHDIRVGDERFLLTEVILGQEASSPILVLLKSYDRATAFLTVLNWIVISIGLIAVLAGLGLAYVISNRFTMPLRELLTGVQALQDGMYDYPLEARGNDEAAQLTDAFARMRTALQTSQEQLLRSARMEALGRLAGGVAHDFNNLITIISGYGELALDKSSGDPQLTSFIQEIRKAGERATGLTRQLLAFSRKQVLQAQPLDLNAILSNINKMLRVLVGEDVQLVIVQGAGMPTVMADPGQIEQVIMNLTANARDAMPGGGTLGMTTSVQSGDALTVPSGEKAAERYVVLAISDTGTGMTQDTIKHIFEPFFTTKAPGKGTGLGLATVYGIVQQSGGFLEVQSELGKGTTFRVCLPAVETKPKTVADVVVAAPKQRASGVILVVEDEEPVRRLAIAGLQERGYTVLAAANGREALAVIAAQNRPVDLIVTDVIMPEMGGRELFDVLKRDYPGVKVLFMSGYTDRSLAELGAELEASLMPKPFTPTALAQKVGDILEPNKARTEVKIS is encoded by the coding sequence ATGCCTTCCAGCTCTCCTGTTGAGGAATCACAGGCACAATCAGCGTCTCGCGAGGAGATACGCAAGTTCTCTGGCGCATCGTTGCGCGCCAAATTCATGCTCGCCATGGTGCTCGTCACCAGCGGTCTCACCATTGGTGCGTTGGTAATCGTCCGCGCCCGAGTGACGCAACATATCCAGGAACAAGTCCAGCGCGACCTGAAGAACTCCTCCGAGTACCTTCGAAGTTACGAGGGACGCCGTGCCGAGCTCGTTGACCGCATGGCCAAGCTCGTCGCCGATACACCCTTGCTCAAGGCGCTCCTTACCACTCGCGACGCCGCAACGATCCAAGACGGCACGAAGAGTATTGCCGCCGTTTCTGGTGCACAGCTTTTTGTTGCGACTGATCCGGGGGGAAAAATTCTCGCCTCCCACGGAACCCAGGCATCAGACCGCGCGCAGATCGAGAAATCGATCCAGGCAAGCATGCAAGCCGGTCGGCAACGCGATTGGTGGTTGGTCAACGGACATCTTTACGATGTTGTTCTGACTCCTGTCTCCGCCGGAGCAGGCGCTGAGACGCTCGACGTCGGCATGCTCGCCTGTGGATTTGAAATCGATCCGAACCTCGTTCGGGAAATCGCTAGCCTTACCGATGCCGACGTGGTCGTCCGCTACAAGGATTCAATTATCCTGAGCACTCTGCCCACGGGTGCGGATACCAGCGAAGTTCGAAAGGTTCAGGCGGCTGGAGTTCACGACATCCGAGTCGGCGATGAGCGATTCTTGCTGACGGAAGTCATCCTCGGTCAGGAAGCGTCGAGTCCGATTCTCGTGCTGCTCAAGTCTTATGACCGCGCGACGGCATTCCTCACCGTGCTGAATTGGATCGTCATCTCCATCGGTCTGATCGCGGTGCTCGCTGGTTTGGGACTGGCCTATGTCATTTCCAACCGATTCACCATGCCGCTCCGCGAGCTTCTTACCGGCGTTCAGGCGCTGCAAGACGGAATGTACGACTACCCGCTGGAAGCGCGGGGAAATGACGAAGCCGCGCAACTCACGGATGCCTTCGCGCGTATGCGGACAGCGCTCCAGACATCCCAGGAGCAACTCCTGCGTTCCGCTCGTATGGAAGCCCTTGGGCGTCTCGCCGGCGGCGTCGCGCACGACTTCAATAACCTCATCACCATCATTAGCGGTTATGGCGAACTCGCGCTCGACAAGTCGAGCGGCGATCCGCAATTGACTTCTTTCATTCAGGAAATCCGCAAGGCGGGCGAACGGGCTACGGGATTGACCCGTCAACTTCTCGCCTTCAGCCGCAAACAGGTGTTGCAGGCCCAGCCCCTGGACCTCAATGCCATTCTCAGCAATATCAATAAAATGCTGCGCGTGCTCGTCGGTGAAGATGTGCAATTGGTGATCGTGCAGGGCGCTGGAATGCCAACCGTGATGGCCGATCCCGGGCAGATCGAGCAGGTCATTATGAACCTGACGGCAAATGCTCGCGATGCCATGCCCGGCGGCGGAACACTGGGGATGACCACAAGCGTCCAGTCTGGCGACGCCCTTACCGTTCCCTCTGGCGAAAAAGCAGCTGAGCGTTACGTTGTCCTTGCCATTAGCGATACGGGCACGGGCATGACTCAGGACACGATCAAGCACATCTTCGAACCATTCTTTACGACCAAGGCTCCGGGTAAGGGAACTGGCCTCGGACTGGCCACGGTATACGGCATCGTGCAGCAGAGTGGCGGATTTTTGGAAGTGCAGAGCGAACTCGGCAAAGGCACAACTTTCCGCGTCTGTCTGCCAGCAGTCGAAACCAAACCCAAGACCGTTGCCGACGTCGTCGTGGCCGCTCCGAAACAACGCGCGTCGGGCGTGATCCTGGTTGTCGAAGATGAGGAACCGGTTCGCCGGTTGGCGATTGCCGGTTTACAAGAGCGCGGCTATACCGTTCTTGCAGCCGCGAATGGCCGCGAAGCGCTCGCCGTAATCGCAGCGCAAAATCGGCCCGTAGACCTGATCGTCACCGATGTCATTATGCCGGAAATGGGCGGTCGTGAATTGTTCGACGTGCTCAAGCGCGACTATCCCGGCGTTAAAGTTCTCTTCATGTCGGGATACACGGATCGCTCGCTCGCGGAGCTAGGCGCGGAGTTGGAAGCCTCTTTGATGCCAAAGCCATTTACGCCGACAGCGCTCGCGCAAAAAGTTGGTGACATCCTCGAGCCGAACAAGGCTCGAACCGAAGTCAAGATCTCTTAA
- a CDS encoding PilZ domain-containing protein, with protein sequence MDNTRQHPRYTCHGGVEIHVPETTKRLWGHLGDISRTGCYLHGAEPWDVGTEVEIQIDSGSANIFGRGIVATCHPGVGLGINFTEIYPEYHDEFEALLKNLERRASGDTKVHTLPFPISTE encoded by the coding sequence ATGGACAATACTCGTCAGCATCCGCGTTACACCTGCCATGGTGGCGTTGAGATCCACGTCCCGGAGACGACTAAGCGGCTGTGGGGACATCTTGGCGACATATCGCGCACCGGATGTTATTTACATGGCGCAGAACCGTGGGACGTCGGCACCGAGGTCGAGATCCAGATCGACTCCGGTTCAGCCAACATCTTCGGGCGCGGGATCGTGGCTACCTGCCATCCCGGAGTAGGCCTGGGGATCAATTTCACCGAGATCTATCCGGAGTATCACGATGAGTTCGAAGCGCTGTTGAAGAACCTGGAACGACGGGCCAGCGGCGACACGAAGGTACATACACTGCCGTTTCCGATCTCGACGGAGTAG
- a CDS encoding MNIO family bufferin maturase: MAANRFNGFTDYGIGIGLRIPHYRHILDNKPVVDWFEIISENYMIDGGRPLAVLDAILEQYRVVQHGVSMYFGSVDPLNREHLKRLKNLTRRTKTPWLTDHLCWGSVDGRYTHDLMPLPYTWEAIDVTVAKIKQVRDYLEIPVAVENVSSYAEFHESEMTEWEFLNEVVERADCGILLDVNNIYVSSMNHSFDPHVYVDSVPAERVAQIHIAGHSKYEKYILDTHDHPVIDPVWQLYAHAIRRCGPTATLLEWDDHIPSFEEVHNEALKAKKFLAENAEPVEKKIAAAEARV; encoded by the coding sequence ATGGCAGCAAACAGATTCAACGGCTTCACGGACTACGGCATCGGGATCGGTCTTCGCATCCCTCACTACCGGCACATCCTCGACAACAAGCCGGTCGTTGATTGGTTCGAGATCATTTCCGAGAACTACATGATTGACGGCGGCCGTCCGCTCGCGGTGCTCGACGCAATTCTCGAGCAATATCGCGTGGTGCAACACGGCGTCTCCATGTACTTCGGTTCCGTGGACCCTCTAAATCGCGAGCACCTGAAACGCCTCAAGAACCTCACGCGTCGCACCAAGACCCCGTGGCTCACTGACCATCTCTGCTGGGGGAGTGTGGACGGCCGCTATACCCACGACCTGATGCCGCTCCCATACACCTGGGAAGCGATTGACGTCACGGTTGCGAAGATTAAGCAGGTCCGCGACTATCTCGAAATTCCTGTAGCCGTGGAAAACGTGAGCAGCTACGCCGAGTTCCACGAATCCGAAATGACGGAGTGGGAGTTCCTGAACGAAGTCGTCGAGCGCGCCGACTGCGGAATTCTCCTCGACGTCAACAACATCTACGTTTCTTCGATGAACCACAGTTTCGATCCACATGTTTATGTGGACAGCGTGCCCGCAGAGCGCGTCGCGCAGATCCACATCGCGGGCCATTCAAAGTACGAGAAATACATTCTGGATACTCACGATCATCCGGTGATCGATCCTGTGTGGCAGCTCTACGCGCATGCGATTCGCCGCTGCGGCCCGACCGCAACGCTGCTCGAATGGGATGACCACATCCCGTCCTTCGAGGAAGTTCACAACGAGGCGTTGAAGGCAAAGAAATTCCTTGCCGAGAATGCGGAACCAGTCGAAAAGAAGATCGCCGCAGCCGAGGCGCGCGTATGA
- a CDS encoding DoxX family protein has product MSLNTLVSRGYGLLINVANRLQSPFLLLVRLYWGWQFAQSGWGRLHHLDTATEFFASLGIPMPHLNAIFISNLELVGGILLAFGFGSRLVSLLLVGDMTVAYLTAERDALKMIFSDPGKFYNADPYTFWFASLMILVFGPGLFSIDYLIRKRMAGDAPLSSNDI; this is encoded by the coding sequence ATGAGCCTGAATACGCTCGTAAGCCGTGGCTATGGTCTGCTCATCAATGTTGCGAACCGTCTCCAGTCGCCGTTTCTCTTACTCGTGCGTCTGTACTGGGGGTGGCAGTTCGCGCAATCGGGTTGGGGACGCCTCCACCATCTCGATACCGCCACTGAGTTCTTCGCCTCGCTTGGCATTCCCATGCCGCACTTGAACGCCATCTTCATCTCGAACCTCGAACTGGTCGGCGGAATTCTGCTCGCTTTCGGCTTCGGATCGCGCCTCGTGAGCCTGCTGCTCGTGGGCGACATGACCGTTGCCTACCTCACCGCGGAGCGCGATGCCCTGAAGATGATCTTCAGCGACCCCGGCAAGTTCTATAACGCCGATCCCTACACGTTCTGGTTCGCGTCGTTAATGATTCTGGTCTTCGGTCCCGGCCTTTTCTCGATCGATTACCTCATTCGCAAGCGCATGGCCGGAGACGCCCCGCTAAGCTCCAACGATATCTAG
- a CDS encoding glucoamylase family protein gives MSKKDESGNLQGVTRREFISSSGAAMMLVPIASLSWLGSCSGGSKESTAVTPPASYTGTDEQLLDEVEKGSFQFFWEQAHPDTGLIKDRAKTSGSDNYTVASIASVGFGLTALCIGDKRGYIPSDQIKARVRLTLQTMLSKADGHEGFFYHFLDWSTGKRAWNCELSSIDTALMLCGVLTARQYFASDAQIVDLATKLYNNVNWPWMQNGGKTLTMGWKPESGFLDARWEHYCELMMIYLLAIGSPTHPIAPDTWKAWTRPTYTYQGITYISSGDPLFTHQFSHIWYDFRNKRDDYADYFDNSVKATKAHKLFCLSLHDKFSDYTDSLWGFTASDSMQGYTAWGGPPAMGPIDGSIVPAAAGGSLPFLYDDCMKVLRTVRGGYPNAWCRYGYIDVFNPLKNWYNPDVIGIDVGPTMLMAENKRTNFVWETFMKNPEATRAMQLAGFKVTA, from the coding sequence ATGTCGAAAAAAGACGAGAGCGGTAATTTGCAAGGTGTGACGCGACGCGAGTTCATCAGTTCGTCGGGCGCGGCGATGATGCTGGTACCGATCGCGAGCCTGTCGTGGCTGGGATCTTGCAGCGGCGGAAGCAAAGAGAGCACGGCCGTGACTCCGCCCGCGAGTTACACAGGCACCGACGAACAATTGCTCGATGAAGTCGAGAAGGGTTCGTTCCAATTTTTCTGGGAGCAGGCGCATCCCGACACCGGTTTGATAAAAGACCGCGCAAAGACCAGCGGTTCCGACAATTACACGGTGGCAAGCATCGCTTCCGTGGGCTTTGGGCTAACGGCACTCTGCATTGGCGATAAGCGCGGTTACATCCCGAGCGACCAGATCAAAGCTCGCGTGCGGCTGACCTTGCAGACAATGCTCAGCAAGGCCGATGGCCATGAGGGCTTCTTTTACCACTTCCTCGACTGGTCAACCGGCAAACGCGCTTGGAACTGCGAGCTGTCGTCGATAGATACGGCGCTGATGCTGTGCGGCGTGCTGACGGCGAGACAGTACTTCGCGAGCGATGCGCAGATCGTGGACCTGGCGACGAAGCTCTACAACAACGTCAATTGGCCATGGATGCAGAACGGCGGCAAGACCCTGACCATGGGATGGAAGCCGGAGTCGGGATTCCTCGATGCGCGATGGGAGCACTACTGCGAACTGATGATGATCTATCTGCTCGCAATCGGTTCGCCGACGCATCCGATCGCGCCGGATACGTGGAAGGCATGGACGCGTCCGACGTACACGTACCAGGGGATCACGTATATCTCGTCGGGCGATCCGCTGTTTACGCATCAGTTTTCGCACATCTGGTACGACTTCCGAAACAAGCGCGACGACTACGCGGATTACTTCGACAACTCCGTCAAGGCAACGAAGGCGCACAAGTTGTTTTGCCTCTCGTTGCACGACAAGTTTTCCGATTACACCGACAGTCTGTGGGGATTCACCGCCAGTGACTCAATGCAGGGATACACCGCGTGGGGTGGACCTCCGGCGATGGGGCCGATTGACGGCAGCATAGTTCCGGCGGCCGCGGGCGGCTCACTTCCCTTCCTCTACGACGATTGTATGAAGGTGCTGCGAACGGTGCGTGGCGGATATCCGAATGCGTGGTGCCGCTACGGCTACATTGATGTCTTCAATCCGCTGAAGAACTGGTACAACCCGGATGTCATCGGCATTGATGTTGGGCCGACGATGCTGATGGCCGAGAACAAGCGTACCAATTTTGTGTGGGAGACCTTCATGAAGAACCCCGAAGCCACGAGGGCGATGCAGTTGGCGGGATTCAAAGTAACAGCCTAG
- a CDS encoding sigma-70 family RNA polymerase sigma factor, with translation MSQPLKSGEAADEIACRESAMIGRVLAGERELFHELIRPYEKSLYFSAFSLLRNAEEAEDVVQESLMKAYRALHSFRSESKFSTWLASIVLNEARGRLRHERVIPFTSIDESPDPDEDFTPAVIADWREVATETLERKEIREMIRRAIRELPNIYREVFVLRDVQELSIAESAKALGIAEGLVKVRLLRARLMMQKFLAPMLQTGRGGLFGFLRKGAGASWF, from the coding sequence TTGTCCCAGCCATTGAAGTCCGGGGAGGCAGCAGACGAGATCGCGTGTCGCGAGTCGGCGATGATCGGCCGGGTCCTGGCGGGCGAGCGTGAACTCTTTCATGAGTTGATCCGGCCCTACGAAAAGAGCCTGTATTTCTCGGCGTTTTCGCTGTTACGCAACGCAGAAGAGGCTGAGGATGTTGTCCAGGAATCGTTGATGAAGGCGTACAGGGCATTGCATTCGTTTCGCAGCGAGTCGAAATTCAGCACTTGGCTCGCGAGCATTGTGCTGAACGAAGCTCGTGGACGCCTGCGGCACGAAAGAGTAATCCCATTTACATCGATCGATGAATCTCCGGATCCCGACGAAGACTTTACGCCGGCAGTCATCGCCGATTGGCGGGAGGTAGCAACCGAGACGCTGGAGCGCAAAGAAATTCGCGAGATGATCCGGCGGGCAATCCGCGAATTGCCGAACATCTATCGCGAGGTGTTCGTGCTACGCGACGTGCAGGAACTGAGCATTGCAGAGTCGGCAAAAGCGTTGGGAATCGCGGAAGGGCTCGTGAAAGTACGCCTGTTGCGGGCAAGGTTGATGATGCAAAAGTTCCTTGCACCCATGCTGCAGACGGGCCGTGGTGGACTGTTCGGGTTTCTGAGAAAGGGGGCGGGCGCGTCATGGTTCTAA
- a CDS encoding glycoside hydrolase family 3 N-terminal domain-containing protein: protein MKPRCYRVAFLIFCFCLSLNLWSQSPALNSPQVEKRIDQLLKQMTLEEKIGQLNQYSQGAATGPGTGRSGYPEMVSKGEIGSIFNLTGAKETNQMQRIAMEKSRLHIPLIFGLDVVHGYRTTFPVPLALSATWDPALIERAARIAAKEASTDGVRWTFSPMVDIARDARWGRITEGAGEDPYLGSEIAKAYVRGYQGSLDSPDSIAACMKHFVGYGAAEGGRDYNTTEISDRTLREYYLRPFKAGADAGALTFMSAFNSLNEVPASANLFTLRQILRKEWGYKGMVVSDWQSLLELKNHGIANDDRTAAAKSILAGVDMDMEGNIYHTEMLDLVKSGVVPVSVIDESVRNVLRVKIALGLFEHPYADDTKSAFDGPIPAAYRQEARKAAEESFILLKNDNAGGHAVLPLTDVHKIAVVGPMADDAEDMLGAWGAKGNAKDVVTLKSALTEYASAHNIAVTFADDANSIPADADVVLVAVGENASLMTGEAGSRTHLDLPGHEIAEAAAKSGKPVVLLAFNGRPIVLTDVAPKMNAILEAWFPGVEAGPALVETLFGVANPSGRVTASFPRSVGQEPLYYNALSTGRPATGVDLTHPPTKSEEKYHTRYIDEQNAPLYPFGYGLSYSSFEYSAPKLSAASASAKAINAGDANAAIKVSAMVKNTSNRPGDEIVQFYIRQRGTSVARPVRELKGFQKVTLAAGETKNVEFTLSRKELAFWNIDMKEVVEPAELSVWIAGDSVSGTPAKIEIKP from the coding sequence ATGAAACCTCGGTGTTATCGCGTCGCATTTCTGATCTTTTGTTTTTGCCTGTCCCTGAATCTCTGGTCTCAGTCACCGGCACTGAACTCACCGCAAGTTGAGAAGCGCATCGATCAACTGCTCAAGCAAATGACGCTTGAGGAAAAGATTGGCCAGCTCAATCAATACTCGCAGGGTGCGGCCACCGGCCCCGGTACCGGCCGCAGCGGCTATCCCGAAATGGTCTCCAAGGGCGAGATCGGTTCGATCTTCAACCTGACCGGCGCGAAAGAGACCAACCAGATGCAGCGCATCGCGATGGAAAAATCGCGCCTGCACATTCCTCTCATCTTCGGACTCGACGTCGTCCACGGCTATCGCACCACCTTCCCCGTGCCTCTCGCTCTTTCTGCTACCTGGGACCCGGCGCTTATCGAGCGCGCCGCTCGCATTGCGGCGAAGGAAGCCAGTACTGACGGCGTCCGCTGGACCTTCTCGCCGATGGTGGACATCGCTCGTGACGCGCGGTGGGGCCGAATTACTGAAGGAGCAGGCGAAGATCCTTATCTCGGATCAGAAATTGCAAAAGCCTACGTCCGCGGATATCAGGGCTCGCTGGATTCGCCCGATAGCATCGCCGCCTGCATGAAGCACTTTGTCGGATACGGCGCGGCCGAAGGCGGACGCGACTACAACACCACAGAAATCTCCGACCGCACGCTGCGCGAGTATTACCTGCGTCCCTTCAAAGCCGGTGCAGATGCCGGCGCGCTCACATTCATGAGCGCTTTCAATTCTCTGAACGAAGTTCCAGCCTCGGCCAATCTGTTTACGCTTCGCCAAATCCTCCGCAAAGAGTGGGGCTACAAAGGCATGGTTGTGAGCGACTGGCAGTCGCTGCTCGAATTGAAGAACCACGGCATCGCCAACGACGACCGCACCGCCGCCGCCAAAAGCATTCTGGCCGGTGTGGACATGGACATGGAAGGGAACATCTACCACACCGAAATGCTCGATCTCGTGAAGTCGGGCGTAGTTCCGGTGAGCGTGATTGACGAATCCGTCCGCAATGTTCTGCGCGTAAAGATCGCTCTTGGCCTGTTCGAGCATCCCTATGCCGACGACACCAAATCCGCATTCGACGGCCCGATCCCCGCAGCCTATCGCCAGGAAGCGCGTAAAGCCGCCGAAGAATCGTTCATTCTGCTGAAGAACGACAACGCAGGTGGACATGCCGTTCTGCCCCTGACGGATGTACACAAAATCGCCGTCGTCGGGCCCATGGCCGACGACGCGGAAGACATGCTCGGCGCCTGGGGCGCAAAGGGCAACGCCAAAGACGTCGTCACACTGAAATCCGCGCTGACGGAATACGCTTCCGCTCATAACATCGCGGTCACGTTTGCCGACGACGCCAATTCGATCCCCGCAGATGCCGACGTCGTCCTCGTCGCCGTTGGTGAAAATGCCAGTCTGATGACCGGCGAAGCTGGATCGCGCACGCACCTCGATCTGCCCGGACATGAGATTGCCGAGGCCGCCGCCAAAAGCGGCAAGCCCGTCGTGCTTCTCGCGTTCAATGGCCGCCCCATCGTCCTCACCGACGTTGCTCCTAAGATGAACGCCATCCTCGAGGCGTGGTTCCCAGGCGTCGAAGCCGGTCCTGCACTGGTGGAAACTCTATTCGGCGTCGCAAATCCGAGTGGCCGCGTCACCGCGAGCTTCCCGCGTTCGGTCGGTCAGGAGCCGCTCTACTACAATGCGCTGAGCACCGGGCGACCTGCCACCGGTGTGGACCTCACGCATCCCCCGACAAAGAGTGAGGAGAAGTACCATACCCGCTACATCGACGAGCAGAACGCGCCACTGTATCCCTTCGGTTATGGCCTGTCCTACAGTTCCTTTGAGTATTCGGCGCCGAAACTGAGTGCGGCTTCCGCCAGCGCCAAGGCGATCAATGCAGGCGACGCAAATGCTGCTATCAAAGTCTCAGCCATGGTGAAGAACACCAGCAATCGTCCCGGCGATGAAATCGTGCAGTTCTACATCCGCCAGCGCGGCACCAGCGTGGCGCGTCCGGTGCGCGAATTGAAGGGCTTCCAGAAGGTCACCCTTGCCGCCGGCGAAACGAAGAACGTCGAATTTACGCTCAGCCGCAAAGAACTCGCCTTCTGGAACATTGACATGAAAGAAGTCGTAGAACCCGCAGAGTTGAGCGTCTGGATTGCTGGCGACTCGGTGAGCGGTACTCCCGCGAAGATCGAAATCAAGCCGTAG